The genomic stretch ATATATGATGCTGCCAAATTATTCATGCCTCAAGCTCGCATAAAGGTTACTGAGAAATATACTTCTTAAGCCTTATCTCAATTAAATCAGAGCCATATGCAGCATTAAACCTTTGTTTACTTAGTTTTCTAGACACCAATGTAGAAAGCCAGGAAAATAAGAGCAGAAAAAAGTTGATGATTTTCCTGCAATATGACATGATGTATCTAAAAGCCTCTGTTGTAGAAGTGATATGAGCTTTCTCTAACATGTCAGTTGCAACATTTTAGTGCTTAATTGTTGCCAATGTCAACTAAGTAAAACAAGtgaagcaaaaaagaaaatacCATTTCACCAAATGAATAATTGGAACCAAAGAATCTAAAATTCATGAAGAGAAATCTGGCCTTCAAATAGTAAGAGAATGTATTAATGAGAATTCATACTTTGCAACAAATCGATAAAattgaatcatcaaatccatgtcATTCTCATACATGGCATTCACCTTCCCTAAGCAAGTGATTCCAAATCGTGGATCTGCATCATGTTAAGCTGGTATGTCAAAACCTTGTGGTTGTGGAAGAATTAATTGTGCAAAACATGGAAGTAACAACTACGAAAAAAAACCACAAACCAGATAAACTCATTTCTTCACAACAAAAGATATAGGCTAAACTTTTACATAAATGAAAACATTACGACAAATAATTCTAGCTAAACACCAAATTCTGGGAAGACAATGTATTGCAGAGAATCCATATCAACTACTGCACCTTCTCATAACTCATTGGTTTAACTGAAGTTGGATCAGAAAATGTACAAAATTATAGGACTGATATGCATGACAGCAGACTATATGATCGAGTTAGTTATATGAAGTACTAGCTATTGGAGAAGTATATGCAATCAGTACTATTTCAAAGACTAATGTGCATATAGCCTAAAAGGACAATGAAGCATGAACAACATACATACACAAGTGCATTTGCAGAAGtgaaaaatgacaaaaagaagaaaaaatcataCATGTGCTATGAATTAATTTTCCATGGACCCAAAATTAGATACCTATGAAGGTTCCAGTCCATCATACTATAATAATAACTTTTCAAAGGTTGCCATACTGATATAAAAGGGCAGTATCTAACCAATTCCCATTTCAAGAAGTATTTCCTCTTGGATTGCGGTCGTCACAGCAACTGCCTCCTGAGAAAATAATCATGCTTGTTATTTCCTAGTTCTGCCTAAGTGATGAGATAAGTCGGACAGTAAAGATAAAGTCACTACATTATTCAAACTCATAAAGAGCATAATAAGAAAAAACCATACATGATCCTCTATCTTAGAGAGTGTGCACAGGCTAATAGTATGAATTGCATGTTGATGTCTAATTAAGtataagaaagaaaatcttgtgCAATATAGTTTTCCCAAAATGACACAACTTCAAACATAAAGAGGTTAATCAAACATTGTTCTAATATAGCGATTTAACTTGGCCATCATAAGGTTCACTAGATCTAAATTACTTAGCTTACAATATGAAAGTCCATAGGTCTAGCACATTCTCATGGACTGTTTCCACTGATGGACCATAAGCAGTTCATCCATCGGAAACAAAGGGAGAAAAGGGATGTCAATGCGAGGGTAAAACAACAAGATTTGGAGACAAATAAGCTATTTCTCTTCAGTAATGTGAAAAAATCTACAATTATTAATACCTTTTAAACTGCAtatttccagaagttcaatgtgcTACTTCAAAAAATGACAATtagtagcttttttttttttgcaacggaAAAAGGAGTAGTTGTGAGCAATTAGGAATTCCATTCTCTCCACAAACGAAAATACTATGTCCTAAACATAACATATGATCTCTGATGCCCTCAAGCACATCAATAAGCTTTCACATATGATTGGGCACCAAATAGACCGAGAGCACGAAACTGCAGATGTTAATGACGTGcaggaaaagagaaagaaattAGTCCTTGAATCAATGATGATGGGATCAACCTAAAACAAGAGAGagaaaaatatatacataaattTGGAATCCACCATGACGAGTTTTAGCTTAGAATAGCAATTGGATCAGTGTTGGAAGAAATAGGTTTCTATTCTGAACAAAATGGTACAGAATTTAAAAGATGGGTCGAAAAATTAACAGGGAAGGAAGCAAATGGCTGCGACAAATTAGCACCTTCTTGTCCTTCACGGCATCTGCGATCCGACTCTTGACATCTGAAGAGCCAAATCGAACAGGAAAAAGAAATTAAACGGGCGATGGGAAGGACACGAAAGCGGTACGAGTAAGAGGGGAGACGCACCAGGTTGGGAGGTGAGGGAGTCGAAGCGGGCGAAGAGGTGGAGAAGCTGATCTCTCGAGAGCATTTCTGAGCTCTGCAGCGCCATCGCTGGAGGGCCGGAAGCGCTCGCCATGGCGACGAGCCCACAGCAGACCCGGCAGAAGAAATCGCAGGATTCTGGTCGTACAAAATTAGAGGGAGAAATGAGCCCAAGCgagataatattatttattttcggTGTATTTTTCTTGTTTTCAAAAATTGTTTTAAGTGTGCTGCACTTTCCTgaccaataaatcatatttattggCATTTTAAATAGCTCAAAAATTTCCATTTGCCGCATTATATGAGATAATGTAAATATTAAATAGGATGAGATGCAAAATAATTCTTtagattaatttaatatatttaagacTTAAAGACGTCAGGCTAACTTCGAAGATATTCCTGACAATTATAAATGTTATTTTCTAGGTCAATTTTatatcaatatagaaaatattatattttgggaGAGTATGAGTAATAATTAAGgatttatattcaataaattataaaaagtgCCCACAGTAATCtcctaaaaatatttattatgattttactAAGATAGGTTGTGAGCCATCCAAAGCCCAACCCAAGCCATGGGCCGAGACGCTCTGTCTGAACCGGGCTCCGGTTCATGGCACATTAAAGACCGGCGTTTTCCCACCACATCCTCGAACCGAGCCGACCCGGGACGACCAATCTCTCGATGTGAACGAAGCATCGGACGAGGTCGTAGAAGCAATAGATAGGGAACAAGACGGCGGTGTCCGTCTTCGTGTGACGCCGCCGATAGTGGATCGTTGGGGGTCTCGCCATGGACGACAGCTTCGACGCCCGGGTGAAGCGGCTCTTTGGGTCTCGCCTCTTCGAGACCGTGCCGGATAGCAACTTCCCGGAGTCGTCTTGGTCGGTGGTCGGCGGGGAGGTCGAGCGGCAGCGCTGGAACAGGGAGAGCGGCGATGGCCGCGACCGAGAGGGCGATCCCTGCGCCTCCGCCTTCGAGGAAGGCGGGTGCTTCGCCAAGAAGATGAAGAGCGCCAGGAGGGACCGCGAGAGGAGGTTCGAGGACGATCTCGACGAGGTCGATGATGACGAGGAGGACGAAGAAGGTGGCGGTGGAGAATACGATCTTGAGGATGATGGAGATCGAGAGGAACGGGAGATTAGGGCTTCCGTTGGGCTCGATCCAACCCTAGACTACGAGGTACCCTCTCTTTTCACTtatcccccccctttttttttgtccCGTTTCGTGTTTACCGCCTAACTCAGCTTGCTTCTGTTGGTAATCATTCTGGAGTTTCTATAGCTATGCTGCTGGTTTACCTTAAACTATTACCGTAGTTTAAGGTTAATTGTCATATCCATATTTTGTTTTGGCTAGGAAGATATACGATTAAGGTTATGTTAGATGTTTTGCTTCCCTCTTGCTTCGAGCATTTCTTTTCCCCACTGTTTTTTGGATTTTAGCTGGTTAGTTAATCCATTTTGACGCTCAGGTTTGAAGTGGTACCATCACGCAGAGCATTTATATATTGCCTGTTAATATTTTCTATATTCAAAACCTTTTTTACCCCATGTTAAATTTTCATGCACATTAATTCGAGTATGCGACGGACAATGATGCAATGATACTTAGAGGATATCCTTACTTGAAAATCCTTGCACCTGATGCTCCTACTATATCACCCCATGCCAAATTTTCATTGTTGAAACCAAGCTATCTTCTGCATTTGACATGTTAGCAACCATTTGTCTCAACACTCATTCATTTAAATCATTGATATCATCAAAGTCAATGGGATCAATGTTATCCTGCAAAATACAGTGATCCTTGATTGAACCAAACCAACTGGGCTCAGTCAGATTGGCTTGTCAGATCAGGCTCGATTCACCTGAGCCGACCAGTAGCAGGCCCAAGCGCATGCCTAAATAAATAAAACTCTAGCTTTGCACATGCAAGAAAGAGGATTGAAAAGATGTGGAGCTAGATTTATAACAATTAAAGCCTAAGTGACCCATTAGAACAGAAACGTTGAATTATATAAGTTTAGCTAAGTATGAAGTTGCCTTGGCAAATTTGTTCATATAGTTGACAACAAAGAAAGGTGTAATGCATGCTTGTGTAAAAATAGCACTTGCAAGAAGATATATAACAAAAGCAAAGAAGTCCAAGTAATGTTATAAAAACAGATTAAAGCAGCTACAATTGATCCAGATCTTACCAATCTTAGTTAACACCTGATGATGTATCACATATTTATAAGTTCTAACTGTCTACTTAATACATAGTACCATTTTATGTTTTGACAACCAGCTTTACTAGGGTGACTCCAGAAATTTCATCATGTGGGCCCAAAAACATATTATTTAAAAATGTTGTGTATAGagataaaaaaattgattttttttcgaTAATGAAGCATTGTAAACCATCATATATCTGTAACTGACAGAGAATTTTGAACTGAGCTTGACTTCATAATTTGTGATTACGTAAAAAGGAATGATCCTTTTTCATTAACCAAAAAAGTCATGACAAATGAAGATAAGATAAAGAGGGACTAAGGAGATATTGTAATTATGAAACCAATCCAACATTGCGAAGGGAGCTTATACTTAAAGATGACAAACAAGGAGCAGTCTTTAGATTTAAATGAGCTGCAGATGATGATGTGAATTTTGTGGAGGATTAAAATGCCCTAATGTTGGGTTACTTATTATGTTTTGAATACATTATTGTTGATATCTCAAAGAGCTTGATAACTGGTGATGATTCACCACAAATTTATAAGAAggtttgaaataaaaaatatgtatgaATCAAGTCAGAGGAAGGGGTCATTAGTCAAACATCATGTGTGTGCCAAGCAAACATACTAGGACTGAAAAAAGCAAGATAGAGAGGATAAATACACACATTTGGTGAATTATTGCGATTGTCTAACAAGCTTATGTGCATTCACTTCAACAGATTTATTTGTGTTATTTCCCGAGTCTGGTGTACCATATAAAATGCTTTGTGCTTATTGACACTTGAGACCTGTTTAGGTGTCTTACCTGCTAGTTTGATGAGCTCTTAATGCATATAATAAAACCTTTACAGAAACAAGTGAATGTTAGCAATGCCAGCAACCTTGTCATACTTCTCATGGTGCAATGATGtgctataaatttttatttaagacAAGTGCTTCGTTGGAAGATTTAATTCTGGAAAGGATAGATATGCCTGTTGTCAAATCTGCCCACAGAAAATGGTTTCTTTATGTGTATATCGTCTGGTGAAATACAATGTCCTTTTTATCTTCTCAAAATGCTTCTTCAACTTATATGTGCAAGTCAACATATTTTTCAAGATTGCATGCAGATCAAGAGTTGACATTTAAGTATCAGCTCTaatgatgattgaagatttgaaGTTTGAGAACATGGTCCTTTAACTAACATCTAATTTGTTGATTGTTGAGCATTGTCATTGAGACTATGAACATGAAGTACCATTGCAAAACTATTTACTCCACAAAATTCAAGTGCAATTAGAGAACTTTGTGTTCTGCATGAGAATCATCTTTGTTATAATATTTATACTTAAGTTGTCAGACTGATAATTGACAAATTCCTactttgattatatttttatatattttcatattatttcaggCAATTTTGGAGGTTCTGTAGAGTTTAGCTTAGAATTTTTCTTAAAAAACTGAATATATATAGTATACATTAGAATGGCTATCTTCCTAACAGGATGTGTATTCTGAGGATTATAGAATTTTATAGTAGATGCATTTTGTGGTGTGACAAGATCAGATTTTCCTCAACAATTCTTTCAAGTGTATGAGTATGTAAAACCTAAATCATATAGTTAGAATTAATTTTCCACTTCAGCTCTCTCTGTCTATGTGCTCTACTTATCTAtctaatctctctttttttttctcacttgtTTTATTCTCTATTGGAGGTTACTACTTTCTTCAAAGTAAGATGACACTCAAAGGTGACACACATACTGTTAATTTATGAACTTAATTAAGACCTGATGTGAGAGTTTACCACTGGCTTAACCTAGACCCACTAGTTCAACATCATCACAATTGTAAGTGGCATCACAAGTAAACACAGATTAATGTTATTGGTGTTAGTATCTTTGCTCTGAAGtctttcatgtctttgaccttatAACTTTTAGCTGACTATGCTACCTAACAAACTATTTATGATCAAACTTGGAGAAATGGATAAATATGGGCTTTATATTGATTTTGTAGTCTTCTCTGTATGAATACTGTTGTTTTGGCATAAGCACTTTTAAAGGTCCTAAGATATTATTATCCTGTTCAACATGAaacatttttttgttcttcctattAAGCATGTGAACTCTCTGTAAGAAGAATAGGGGAGAGTCTATAAGAGGGTTAATCTATTGTTTCTTAATGATTAAGAATCTGCATGTGCTTAAAACATGAGAAGGCAGAGGGAAGTACAAAGAGCTATGTCTCACAAAGGAagtaaataagaaaaaagagattGGTTTCAAAGATGACCTGGGGCATGCATGGTTTCAGCAACAGAAACATATGATATAGTCTCCATATCCTGTTTTTTTTCCCCTGTAGCTAATTGGTTTTTTTGGGTTGCTTTTAAACTTCTAGATGAATattacctttttctctttccctctcGTTTGAGTCGTTTCTCAGGAAGTGCTTTAAGTGGTCATTTGGTTGTAGAGTGATGGAATAAGGATTGGACCCATAATAACTTGCCAAACAATCTTATTCTATTGGATTCCCCTTGACAAGTCAATGACAGAATAAGGATTTGTCCCTTAATAACCTGCCAAACAACTTATTTTATTGGACTCATCTAGACTAGTTAAATGCATATAATTATTGGTCTAGTAGGATAACAGACAAAAGAGTATATTCAAACATATGATAGATAGTGGCTATCGATTTATTTGTTCTGCTTGCCTTGTCAGAGACAAAAAAGGTAATACTTTCTTGTACGTTATTCTTGTtaaaattttgatcatttatcattatttttgaCTAAAACCAAATAAGAAGACTACTGCTAATTACCTTGCACTATATTATGGAGTAATATTCTCTTATTTGTTGTTATTTAACCAAAATATACTCCAGCCGAAATATCATCTTTTAGAGTGGCTATAAACCAAAATATAACCGGTGCTTTTCTAAGAACACTCTTGGCTCTGTGAGAGTAACATACGAATGGGTGACAAGTAATGTCTAGAAGTCCTTATCCTTCAGATAGATAATGCTCATGTTAATTTATTGTTTATGCTATTTAAATTCAGTTGCATAATACATGCATATTCATCGAATGGTGGCTTTTCTTCACTTGCGCTTTACATGCTTTGCTATGTCACTGACTCAGTGACGAAGCTGTTGGATGTGGTTCTATTCGTCCATATGGACCTGTGAGATAGATCAGTAAGGTTGATCTATTTAGTCTTAATATTTCAGCACTTTCAACTTCTGAGATTGTATTTTCTTTTTGAGAAGCTTTGAGAGGCTGAAAGCCTTTTCTATCTGAGATAGTTTGATGTTCTAATATCTTATTTCTGAATGCTCTGTTAATGGCAGCATGAATTTTGAAACCAGTACTGTTCTTTGCTTAGTTGCCGGGTAGTCTCTGACTAGACAATTTTTCTttcaggaggaggaggatgaataTGACAGGAGAGCACTAAACCATGACAACATGGGGGATCGTGTGTATATGAGAGATGTCAAGGATCATGGCCCTCACTTGAACTTCCACACTGTGGTTCCCGATTTTATTGATGCTTCATCTGAAGAGACCCATGATTTTAGTAGAGATCCACGTGCTGACCACTTTGCAGCTGGTGTAAGGCTTAAAGAAGACAAAAAGGCAGTAGAAAATGGTCATTCTTCTTTGACTCGTATTGATGAAGAACATCCAGAACAACTGCCTATCAAAATAGCTGATGCTATCAATTTGAAGcctattttgaaaaggaaagagagTCAGGTTGACCCAAAACCGAAGAAACGTGTTAGGTTCAATCCTGGATGCGAAGGTGATCAGTTAAAGACTATTGAGGAACACAAAGATTCTCACATGGTTCCACAGGTTGTGGAGAGAGGTTATGGTCCTGCAGTAACAAGGGAAACCAATTCCGACTTGTCCGAAATCTCACAGGGGATTCCTGATTATTTGAGGAACCCATCCAAATATACTTGCTATACTCTTGACTGGTCGGATAAGGATGATGATGAAACTAACAAACAGGCATTTGAAGACTTCAGTAATTTGGTAAAGAGATCAAACCTCGATCAGATGTCACTTGAAATTCCAGTGGAGATTCCAAAGTCCATCACTTTTACACCTCAGAGGAAGCCACGTGATGCTATGTCAATCGATACTGGCTCCAGAGATATTCATGAAGACTCTGTCAGTGAACCTGATGTGTCGGCTTGCTCGACAGGCATAGCAGCAGGTTATTCTCCTGAAAATGATGTGCATGAAATGGAGGAAGATGGAACTTCTGTAGCAGAAGTTAGCATTCGCCCTAGAAGAGCTGGTCGCAACTACCGATCGAAGTCATCATCAGATGATTGTTCATAACTGTTATGACATGATGCAATGCTATTGGCTCACGTGTTCGAACTTTGTGAATCTGGTTAGTATTTGGTTGTCGCCTATAAATCTATAGTAGTATGATACCAGTCTTTCGGTATATGTTGAAAGATAGTTTCTGTATGCTAATCAAACTGTTATTTGGGTGCATGTTGCATTGCATGTGGGACTCCTATTTCTCATGCAAAACCCATTCTACTCGGGATTCGAGCTGTTTTGAATGTACTTTATAAGTTGTACGATTAGAAAGAATGTTCACTTTTTTTCTATAATGATGCGATTATAAATCTCCAAGGAAACACCTTTTCTCTACATGCTGCATTTTCCGAAGTAATTCTGGTGAGGGTAGCTAAAATGCATCATGCCAAGGTAAGATTCAATCAGCGAAGATGTGTTTTCTTTCAACTTTTGGTTAAAAACTGCTGTTTATTCATTAATCCAGGATGATGATCAAAATATAGGGAGAAGCATTCGAACAAATACCCATAAGGAAATCATTTCCCCAGGTACATGCAAATATTTGATGAGTAGCATGATTTGGATAAGGAAATCAGGCTCGATATAAACTAATACATTCTTTTCATGTAGATTATTTGGTTTGCAAGATTGTCGATCCTGAAATGATATGTAAATCAAATTGACGCAAATTTATCTGGAAGACCAGCCTTTTTTCCTGACCTTAGCTATCAACAGATGAACATTACAAGAACAAAACATGTTTATTTTTTGATTCAAAAGAAAATTTCGTTTAATCTACATTACTGAATTAACTCTAGTTTATATGTCGtcagaatatatttttttttccaagtTGTTATGTCTTAATATCATATAGAGCAGATATATAACAAAATTCAAAATATATGCATACTTCACATTGATTAATCAAGTGTTAATTTCTTAAATAAAATATGGAGTgagataattataattaaattttgaaTGCCAAACTTTTCTCAGTTTTAGCCTTGGCAAAGATATGTTATCACCTATCCAATGTTTCCATTTTTTCAAAGCAACTTCCAATGAAGTAAAATAAAAGAGATCCAAAAAGAAGTGATGGAGAAGAAAAGTGATCAAGAGTCTAAGAGAGAGTATAATTCAaatcatataattttcattaataaTTTTTCATTGTGTATTTcgaatttaattaaataatttttatttttttaattataatcaaaataaatttcaaacaCCGGAATCGAACCCATGATCACATGGTATTTTCtatgtaattaattatatttaatatcttaatttttatactttaaaattttatattgatatTAATTTATCTATTTAGATGTTAATTTtactaacaaaaatataaaaactcACATATTGTCatcgctctcctcatccacaataatcACTCGTGACCCAGCATCATCATCATTCACATCATTTGTATcatcaactaaaatattaaaattatttttaatattaaacttACGTGTTtcatttttataactataaagatattaatatatttttttataatcataaatatattaatatattttttaaaatataataattaaatattaaatataactaggggtaatatataattacgaATCTTTAATCGATGCACAGTTGCGTAGAGCGAAACAAATTGATGTTCACTTCTGAGCCACTCGTTGTAGCCGTCCATATCGGTGGCACGAGCGGCCAGGTCGATCAACCACGTTAAATATGCCACATCCCTGGAAGCGGTGATTCCTTGATCTGACTCCTCGCGTCTTCGTCTTACCCTCGCGCGAATCGTATCCCTACCGAAATCAGACGAGAAGAGAGGAGATTGATTCGATGCTGAGGGTCGCCGGAAGAAGACTCGCTGCTTCGCTCTCTTGGAGGCCCAGCTGCGCCTCCTCCACCTTCCTCTCCCGGACTCCGATCCCCGGTGCCGCCTCTTCCGATGACGATTCCAGATCTCACGTCGTGCCTTCCGCCGGCTCCCACTTTGAATCGGTTCTTCTCCGGTCTATCAGAGGTTTAGTATTCCTCCTTTCTATGAGATCCTTTTTCATATTTGCTTCAAAAGAGTCAAGACCCGTAGCTAATGAATCGATGGCGTTATTTCTTCGTTTTTGTTGTTGGAAGAGGGAGATATGTATGATCGACGGATTTATGTGTGTATTTtggaaaacagaaaaaaaaattggctcctaattaactTTTCGATTAAGGATTGGCTGATTTGTGTGAATAACACAATGATTAACACAGATTAATAAATGAATCCAAAAAAGCCGATTGATGTGCACATTTATTTTGGCTTATGGCGTTCCGTGAATGGACTAAGGACTTGAAAAGGGCTGCTTTTCTTCTCATGAAACTGTTCCTTTCTTGCACTTTGGTGATGTTCTGATGTCCTGATGGCAGAGTCTCTTGGTTTCTCTGTGATCAGCTCTCTTATGTGGTTTAGAAACTTTGGCCCATCATTTATTATTCTGTGTCAACCCACCTTCTGTCTTATCGTGCAGCCAATTATTGTTTGAGATCACTTCTGTAGGCTTTTGTGGAAGGGGGAAATAGCAATTCTTAGAAATAGGAAGTAGTAATTTTGTCATATATCTAAGCAAGCATTGTTTGATTGATCATAATTTAGTCTTTGGTTGAGGCAACTGTTGGAGCCGTAGGTTGGTATTTGTAGATGGGGTAAGATAGGGGGAGGGGGGGACATATTGTTGTCTGGAGATGTGATGAAAAGAGGAAACTGTAAGTTGTGAAGATTTTTCTAGAAATAAAAGGAAGATTTATGTAGTTGGTCTTTCTTCTTTTATAAAGTTTTTATGTTGAGGTTTGTGTTTTATCTTGGGGTTAGTTGTTTAGGCGATGGTAAATTTTGGGCTGTGATAGTCATTTAAGGTGGTAAAGAGAACGCTGAGATACATGGAAGAAGAAAAGGGAGCCCGATGTCATGTCAGGATTGGCCCTTATTAAGAATAGCATTGTTTATATAGTAAACACGAAGAAATGATCTTCTACATGATCATAACAATTATATTTGAACTTTTGAGGCGATGCTCTTCTCGATAAGATAGACTTGTTACTTTTATGTAAATAGCTAAATGGAGGAAGATCCCAGTGCACGAGACTTCCCTAAATGCAGGGTCTTTAGGTTGGAAAGGACTGGTGTTAAAGTAGACAACATTTTCCTTCCAATCAAAA from Musa acuminata AAA Group cultivar baxijiao chromosome BXJ1-3, Cavendish_Baxijiao_AAA, whole genome shotgun sequence encodes the following:
- the LOC103979358 gene encoding uncharacterized protein LOC103979358, which encodes MASASGPPAMALQSSEMLSRDQLLHLFARFDSLTSQPDVKSRIADAVKDKKEAVAVTTAIQEEILLEMGIDPRFGITCLGKVNAMYENDMDLMIQFYRFVAKEEIAIDEAELECSEFEEKMLTQQTMQEQQLDMLKQMRKYHPDAQSALLEALHEQLDKANFDSSAAILTSDQIEEIVSRRQMAAKTST
- the LOC135627338 gene encoding uncharacterized protein LOC135627338; this translates as MDDSFDARVKRLFGSRLFETVPDSNFPESSWSVVGGEVERQRWNRESGDGRDREGDPCASAFEEGGCFAKKMKSARRDRERRFEDDLDEVDDDEEDEEGGGGEYDLEDDGDREEREIRASVGLDPTLDYEEEEDEYDRRALNHDNMGDRVYMRDVKDHGPHLNFHTVVPDFIDASSEETHDFSRDPRADHFAAGVRLKEDKKAVENGHSSLTRIDEEHPEQLPIKIADAINLKPILKRKESQVDPKPKKRVRFNPGCEGDQLKTIEEHKDSHMVPQVVERGYGPAVTRETNSDLSEISQGIPDYLRNPSKYTCYTLDWSDKDDDETNKQAFEDFSNLVKRSNLDQMSLEIPVEIPKSITFTPQRKPRDAMSIDTGSRDIHEDSVSEPDVSACSTGIAAGYSPENDVHEMEEDGTSVAEVSIRPRRAGRNYRSKSSSDDCS